Genomic segment of Triticum aestivum cultivar Chinese Spring chromosome 6A, IWGSC CS RefSeq v2.1, whole genome shotgun sequence:
TGGATCTCTCTCAAAGAACTATGTCACCacggggcggagccaggattttggTATAAGGGGGGCCAAGTCAAGTTCATTTTTTTCTGGAGCAAAAGTAAATAACTATAATCATACTATATATTGATGTGTTGCACACTAAAAAACATGCATATGATTGCATGAGTTTAAATTCGCCTCTACAATTGCCAAATAAGATGAAAAAGTTTAATAATTTCACTGCAAGAGAAGTTACCTGCTAACTCTTTTTCAACATGTAAGATCATTCAATATCGAAGTAACTCGTCTCCCATATGGCGGCGCTTAACTGATAAATAAATAGTTAGAGTGTTTAGGGGCACTTTGTCGCTGATATGGTCCCTCAGGTGTATATAGAAATTGGAGCTTCATCTTGCTTGTCCGGTGGTAGCTCCAATTTGACAATGTTTATCAGGTCTTGCAGATAACTTGGGGTTATGTTGTTTTCTTATTCTACAACTTTTACCATGTCCGGCATATTCTTATTATGAGTGTCAATTCGACTGGGATTTGTAACTTGCGCATCAGCATCATTAACAATTCAGTAGGTTGAGAACTTGAAGAATCCGGCTTAAAAAGAATTAATCATAGAGGCATTTCGTGGCGCTTTTATCTTCGTATCTGTCGAATTGCAGTCTCACAATTAGCTGTTCGACATAGGAAAAATTTGCATCACAAATAGGAACTCATATAAGATAATTCGCATCATGATCACCATTATTTCAAGGATAATACAAGATAGGATCGTACCATCACAAATCACACAACCGAAACAAGTAAACAACAAAAAGCTGATGTATAATTTGAACAACGATACAAGACGAGAATTGAGATTACTAGATGGTGTGATGTAGTGATGTGTTAAACCATGTGTCCTTGGCTAGTTCCCGTTGGTTGGATCCGGAAGATTTGGCAATTGAAGAAGGTTGCGTCGCGCCATTGCCGTAAGAATAGGATCGATAGCAGCAGCAGGCTGGGAGAGCAGAGGCGGCCGGGCGGCCTAGGGCACGGAACGGCTGCGGATAATTTTCTGCATACTAATCACAGGAGAACACAACGCCCAGGAGGAGACTTGAGCCAATAGCCCAACCTGACTGCTAGTGGGCTTCACATGGGCCTTATTCCCTTTTCTAAACTTAACGCTAAGATAGGGGGGCCAAGTATAAATATACGTGGGATTACATGCTTTCATATTGCTAATTAGACAGCATCGCTCGGTCATTAGGGGGGCcaggcccctgctcgccccccctTGTCTCTGACACCACCCGTCAAAGATTAAAAACCTCACACCATAGCCGGCCATTCAAGGTCTTCTTACTTCAACAGAGAATAACATACACTATCTTTCACGAGGCAACCTACTACATATCcatgtcaatatatatatatatactagcaaatatgcccgtgcgttgcaacgggagacaaaaaATTATGGCTCACCAAATAAATATGACTCAATATCCTGATGTATGAGCATACTCTATTTTAACATAGTGGCTCACCATGttgccatttattttatttttctcacCCTAGCCGATGATGGTCGCGATGTCCACGTGATCACAATGCATTCCGTTGTAAATCACAAGGCTATGAAATTTCCAGTGCATGCCACACTTATCATTATGTTGCACAAGGGAACGTCTAaaactttaaaaacaaatctcATTGACCACGAACTACTCCCAACGCCAAAATATATAAAGACTTTCGAAAAACTAATCAAATCCTGGACATAAAATACTTTTGAATCAGTGAACACTTTTCGAATCGAcaattttgttttgaaatttttgattttctcaaaaaaatcatgaacattagttTTGTTTACATTTTTTTTAAATGTATGAACCGGTTTcgaattcattaacattttttgactAAACAAACATTTTTCCAATCGACGAACCTTTTTAAAAAAATTGGGGaacacatttttatttttatttttgtgaatggatatttttttcagattcccgaatatgttttgattacacgatcattttttcaaaatcatgaacatgattttatttcccgaccattttttccaaaaattgtgattTTTTATAATTTTATGAACAGTTTTGCAAAAacaccaacattttttgaatctgcaaAACTTTTATGATTTTCTAACATTTTTGAATTCACGTAtatttttatgatttctcaaacatttttttgaaaagttgcaacttttagaatattaaaatcccgaattaatttaaataagaaataagaaatcatgaacattagttttgtttacatttttttaaatgtatgAACCAGTTTcgaattcattaacattttttgactCAACAAACATTTGTTCAATCGACgaacttttaaaaaaaattggggaacaaatttttatttttatttttgtgaatggacatttttttcagattcccgaatatgttttgaatacatgatcattttttcaaaatcatgaacatgattttatttcccaaccattttttcaaaaaattgtgattttttatAATTTTGTGAACAGTTTTGCAAAAACATCAACAATTTTTGAATCTGCAAATTTTTTATGGTTTTCTAAACATTTGAATCtgcaaaattttgttttgaattcaCATAtttttttatgatttctcaaacattttttttgaaaacttgCAAATTTTAGATTATTAAAATCCcgaaataatttaaataacaaataagaaaaaaacaaaatgagaaaagaaaagataaaaataaaaaataaaaaaagacatTTGAATCtgcaaaattttgttttgaattcacatatatttttatgatttctcaaacattttttttgaaaacttgCAACTTTTAGATTATTAAAATCCcgaaataatttaaataacaaataagaaaaaaacaaaatgagaaaagaaaagataaaaaaaataaaaaaagacatTTGAATCtgcaaaattttgttttgaattcacatatatttttatgatttctcaaacattttttttgaaaacttgCAACTTTTAGATTATTAAAATCCcgaaataatttaaataacaaataagaaaaaaacaaaatgagaaaagaaaagataaaaataaaaaataaaaaaaacaggaGAGTTAGCcctgcacatgggccggcccatgaaatgGGTAGGGACATGCGTGAGAAAGGAAAGATAAATACTGTGAAAGctgggattcgaacccaggtcTCGGCGCAACAGGAGCGATCAGCCAACCACTCTGCCGCTTATCGTTTCATGAATTATTCTCGTCGCGCAGCTATATGACAACGAAGGAGACGGTGATTTTTGGTCCGAAAAGTTGAATTATTTTCCCACTTatgggtggcattggtgggtaatttttatCAACTTAGAGGGTAATTTTAATGACAGACGACCAGAAGcccgctttattagtaggtaaagagtAAAGATAaagaaagataaagataaagataaagataaagataaagataaagataaagaggtAAAGATATATACTACATATCCATGGAGTCAGTACAACATAGTAGCAACAACGTTTCTCAAAAAGGGATTGCGCATCTGAATCCTTGAGTCTGTTCTCATGTCAGCATGTCACATGGAgtagtacacattatgcttctgagTCCTTGAaactacatactccctccgtccggaattacttgtcatcaaaatggatgaaaatggatgtatctagaactaaaatacatctagatacatccatttcaatgacaagtatttccggacagagggagtagatggaTGATACGAAGAACACTGTCATAGGCGCATCAGTAGAGATAACACACATCAGCAATTTCTATCTTCAGGTCCAAACACGAATGGTCCCATCGACAGATGACGTCAACATGCAGGTCTTTGTTGGGTGATAAGTGACGCTGGTAACCTGCCAAAAGAAAGAGTAGCATAagaaaaaattgtgaagaagaaaaTTCAAACTAAAGTAGGAAACAATACTTAACCAATAATAACAAAACAAAGAAGCATAAGATGCAATTCTGACAAGGAAATAATACCACAGAGCTATGTGCTCGGAAAGTCGCAACAATAGGTGCATCCACTAACTCCCAGAAGAAAACAAACCCGTCCTCGGATCCGCCGATAACAAATGCATCATCATTGGTCAGGCAGCAATCCATCTTGAAGGACTGGAAATTGTAAGGACAAAAAAACTGAGACAGTGTTTCTTTTCTGCAATATTGAAGTAACCAATGCAATCATAACAGGTGATACCTTGCATATATGGCCCTTGTACTCTTGTAACATTTCCCCAGAGTTCCTAATAAATAACAAAAGGCAGTAGGTTTGATTACTACCAAAAGTCATGCATGCTTAAGGCAACAGTGCAGTGAGATTCCTCTATTTGGAACTTGGTCAATGAGACCCCCTCCACAACAAAATGGTGCTACATTTCATCATATTTCATATGGAAAGATTAAATGGCTGTATTTCATGCAAACATGTACTTCCATGTACAACAGAGATTTGCGATCCCTCGTCAATCTTAAGACTTGCTAGGAAACAAAACAAAAACTCTGTATATGACCCTAATCTCGTCGCTTGCCGTTTCTCCCAAAAACAGAAATAATGCAGATACCAAAAGCACAAGAAAGTCATTCAATGTCGGACATTATTTCAAGGTTCAAGCTATGGCTCCCACCACCACCAAAAAAAAAACGCTCATGCACAACTATACCTCATTAATTCCTCCATTCCAAATTAATTGAAGTTCTAGCTTTGTCCTATTTCAAACTTCTCAATATTTGACCAAGTCCATAGAAAATTGTGATAATATCTACAACGTCAAATAAACGTAGTATGAAAAATATATTTTATGATGAATCTAAggaaactacttcctccgtccaataatataagatcgttttgcaaGCTAAAACTGCttgcaaaacgatcttatattatgggacggagggagtaattagatgttgtagatgttgatatatttttcaaGTAGAACTTCCATTAATTTGGAGCGGGGGAAGTACGTTCAATTAGGACATCTGTCTCCATGAACAAGGAAAAACTGGCCGTTTGACCGGCTAACTTCCAAGAAGGCACTGTAATTTCTCAAACTATTGTTTGAGACACTTGAAGATGAAACAGCAGGTTCAAATCCGAAGAATCTCCAAAGCACGAACAAGAGTTGACCACAGCTGCCATTTGAAGATGAAACTCTTTGGTTGGACAGATTTAGACAGCAAGAGCTCTGATGGCAAGATAAAGAAGACCCCATGTGTCGTAAAGGAAATAGATCGGTAGCTATCCAGtcaagtaaagtgaagtgaaggaCTGGACTCTGTTTGTAGTTCATGTGTGACAAAAATTCCTATGATAAGGAACTGAAAGTACATGTTACATAACTACTGGCCATGTCATAATTCCAAGGAAAACTAATTGAAGGGTCTGATTTCATCATTCTACAAAGGATAGGGGGTCTAACTGCTTCAAATTTCAAATAGCCCCTAATTGCTCCTGAGTGCTAAATAGAGGGGGCGCCCTAGCAACTTTTTGTCAAGTTGAGATTGTCAGCTTTTGAAGAGTACTTACTTGTCAAGAAGCCTCACGGTAGAATCCAAACAGTTAGCCAAGAGGCAATTGCGGTCATTCGACAAAGATATACAGTTGACAGGATGACCCAGGTTATCGACAGTCTCCCTGTTAAGAATGAGATAGAAATAGATCATTAAACAATGTAGAACCAGTCAAGGAATTGATTAGGATTCGAACAACACTTCCTTGTTTAATAAAAGAGAAGACTGAAATTTTCATTTAGAAAATATAGCAAATCAGTTGAGACTTGAGTACGGAACAAGGTATGCACTTACCTGCCCATGCGAATATCAAATGTTCGGACAGTACCATCAACACTGCCAGCAATTATTTCGGTGTTGGTTACATTAACTGACATTACACTGTCTTGAAAAGTATCAATTGTCTGCACTAGGAGATAAAATTCATGACATAACCAAGTATATGAGAAAAAAAAACTATGACTATGATTGACGAATCCATATGTTTTTTAACAATAAAAATAAATACCTGAATCGGATCACTGCTCTGTGACCTGCAGTCAAATGCACGCACCGAAAGATCATAACCAGCTGACAGTACAACAGTGTTGTGCTCATTAAACTTCACTGAATTGACCTAAAGGAAGCAGAATGGAGAAATCTCAGCAAAAATGGAGAATCATCAAGATTCAAACATCTGTCATAAACCTGCTCTTTTGTCAGCTTTTGGGTATTCCTGATGGGCCTAATAATAATGACACTGTCGATGTATGGTAATGCATGTAAATTGAACAACAGCATAACACCACAAGAGTGCCATTACAGAAGTATGGTATTGGTGCACTGATTTGGACATGGTATTTGAGTTCTAAAAACAGTAGTAATACCACGACGTGCAGAATTCAGCATTTTACAGCTTGATTGTAGAGTACTTGCCCTATGAGGTTCTCCGTTACAGTAGCAATCGTAAAATGAACAGAGGTGAAGACGCCCTCCAGGGTACAACGAATAGTTCCCAACATCATAGTGAAACTACAGGATTCACATTGTTGAAttatgttgagtatcgtgattagttAGGAAACATAGGATAGCGTAGGGTTTATTTCTACctttcttgtactccaagttgatcatgcactcctatatatatacccacaaggctcaagcaatacaacaatatTCCACCAATCCCCTCTCTATTTCTTCTACAAATTACAGTGGTCTGCACAACGCTGTTTCAATTACAATCACAAACAACTAAATACAGTAGTTTTTACTATAACATTGCTACTACTTCACACAAGATACAGAGCTAAAACCATTAAAGTAACACTGGCATAGAAATAATTATAAAGCTTTCCAGCAGCTTGCTCCTATGACACCGAATTTGCTTAATTTATAGTATAAGTGAAAACTGAAAACAACAAGCCCTCAATAGCAGCACTAAGCGAGGGCATCAGTACCGCATTACGATATCCCAATCAATCGATGGCTGATACATTACCTCGCTGTTGTGGCCGCGGAACTTGCGGATGACTTTGCCGGAGGCAACATCCCAGTAGAAGATCTGCTTGTCCCCGCCGCACGACACCAGCTTGGCGTTGTCCCTGCGAACCGAGTCGCCGTTAAATTCCCCGCCCCCAAATCAGATGGGAAGAAGGGTTGAGAGCGAGGGTGCGTACGAGGACGCGTTCACGTCGCGAACCTCGCGACCGTGGGATTTATAGGTCTTGACGTGGGCGCCGGTGTGGGGGTTCCAGAGGCGGACGGTGCGGTCCTTGCCGCAGCTCAGGCAGTACTTGCCGTCGTGGTTGAAGCGAACGGCGAGCACCGCGCCCTCGTGCCCCGACAGCGTCCGCGACTCCGTCCGCGGCAGCTGCTGCGCCGCCGACGACATCTCCTTTGTCCTACCACGGGCGGACGGCTCCGGCGTTGGGCTTTGGAGGGTCAGAGCAGGTAAATCGAGACCTCCTTTtttttggagagagagagagagacctcctAGTTGACGCTTGAGGCGACGCTGAAGCGAGCGCAATGGGCCAGCTCAATAAGCGTGCTAACCTTTGTTTCTGTAGccatgtactcccttcgtccgaaattacttgtcacaaaaatgaatgtatttaaaattaaaatacatctagatatatttattttttggacgagtaattctgaatggagggagtagctctttgtAGCGGCTTTTTCGGTCTGGTTTTCAGATTTCCATACGAAATTTTAAATACACAAAAATAAaattttgttttaaattttttcACGTGTATTAAAAAATATTCAGCACATATGTAAATATTTTTCACTATATATTAAAATTTTattgtatttaaaaattgttcactaTATATTTAAAAAGTTTGCCATATATTAAAAAACAGTCATCATGTTTAATAAAAATTGATCGCCATGTATTGTTTCTTCATGTTTAAAAATTTATCTGCCATGCATTAAAAAATTGTTCGGCGTGTACTGAAAACATGTTAGCTGTGTATTAAAATAATGTTTGCCATGTTAAAAAAATATTCACATGTAttaaaaaagataaaagaaaaacagaaaaactagAAGAAGCAAAAAGGTAAACCATAAAAAAGCTGGAAAAAAACCACAACCGAAAAACCAAGGAATCCTGCAACAGCACAACAAACAAAagaacaaacaaacaaaacaaaagacCAGGACAAGAAAACTGGAGAAAAACCCGTTGTAGCAGTGCAACGAACGAAACAAAGGAAAAAAAGGTGGAACAAAAACAACAAcgagaaaagaaaacgattcaacAGTATAGCAAACGAAACAACGTAGCGAACGCTGAAGTGGGCTGGCCAAATTTGCCTTGTAACAGGGCGTTATCCCCTACATATGTCGCTTGCGGCGCACAAGGGAGCACGTAACTGGACGGTGACCAGGTGAAGCAAAGCTTAATGTAGATGGGATTGTGGCAGCGTATACGAGTTGGGGTGTGGCTGGAGTGGTCTGCTATGATGAAAATGAAACATTCATTGGGGCATCTGTATTTGTCTTCGAGGGCATGGAGGCGTATACATGCAAAAAAACTTTTACACCGGGAGCCGATCTGGGCCTGGCTAAGATCTGCATTGCTTCAGATTGCCTAAAATTAGTTATGGATTTGAACATGAAAAACGGCACAAGTGGTTATTGGGGTTATTGAGATTGTTGCATTATCCTTCGCCGGATCAATGCTTGAAAGCTTTAGCTTTTGGCATGTGAAATATGCTATGAAGAACGCACATCAAATGAGGAGGCACCCTAATTTAGCCAGAATGGCGACTTCTTCAAGGTTGCTTGGTATATTTGGTtatccaatccccccccccccccccaccaccaatgTGTGTATCACTATGAACACTATGATTGAATCATTGAATAAAAGTGTGACGTTGTACTAAAAAAACATATGCCGGTTTCTGTCATGTTCATCAGTATTCTACTGGTTTCAATTTTCACTTTtgtctatttttattttatttccttttggTTTGTTTTTGTGTCTTtacttatttttatttcttttttatttgtcATATTTTCCCCACGTTTCTAACAGATAAACACTTTTTTAGACATGGTAGCACAATTAGTCACCTGACATGGATCGTGGTCTAACAATATGATTTGTGCTGCATGAATGTGTCGTGTAATCATGTTTAGTTGAGTTGAGCATGCTGGCTTGCTTTTCTTATCTTTTTTTCTCATTTGAATGTTTTTTAGACGGGGGCAAAAATTTGCCTCGTATATTAATCAAGAGAGAAGGAGAGTTTGTGTTAAGAAATTACACCCCTTAATACAACAAATGGATTATTCCTCGCATGATTGTCCCAGTTTCCTAGCACCTGAGGCCACCCAAAGCGAGGCTTCCTTCTTAATGTTGTCGAGTAGGATCGACAACGGCGCACCTTTGTTTCGAAAGACAATCGTGTTCCTCTCATTCAAAATGGACAATGAGATGAGCGTGCTTAGGGAGGCCATAGCTTTCCTATTTGAATGTTTTAAGACTGCATAGTAATGACGTGTTTGGTTGCTCGTATACACCCCAACCAGGTCCATCTAGAAAGAAAATGCCCGTTTGGTTGCCGGCATTCACTGTTTGGCCTGCATAGCATGGAAGTTAAAGCACCTTCGGGCCAGGCCCGTTGCGAATGGTCAAGTCGGTAGTTTTTCCACGGCCAGGGCCATAGGATGCACGTGGGCGGCGGTGGCTGCAAGCGAGGTGCCACGCTCAAGATGTCGCTTTGTTTCCCAAAGCACCGACATAATTACCCTCACCTTTCCTCACTGCTCTCTTCTCCTCTCCCCACTCTCACACCGGCAGCAAGGATCAGCGAAGCGAAGAACAACAAGGCGAGCACCAGCATTGTTCACCGGCAGCACTTCGACAATGGCGGTAAGCCCTATGTTTCACTTCCTCGCTCTTGATTTTCTGCATTCGATTCACATATTAGATTTGATTTCGGATTCGATTCGCGTGCTAAGGGTACGATTGATTGTGGGGATTTGATAGGATTGATCAACACATCTTGATTTAGGAGTAGTGATGGATTGTAGGGTTCGATCTAGATTGAGTACAAGGGGATTGGGGAATGGGGGTAAATCAAACTTGCACACAATACCGCTAAATCCTAGCCATGGGGACCCTGGAGGCGCTTGGAGCGGCAGGGGCCCTTGGCCTTATAGTTGTCCACCTCTGGCTTGACCTAGAGTGCACCATCTCCTCATCCTTGCCGTCATCCAAAACGATTAGCATACTACGGTACGGTGGCATGGATCCAGCACCTCTATCACCACCTCCACCACTTCTTCGTCCTCGTCCGACTCTAGAACGATGACGGTCGGCGCCACAGTGGCGGCCAGTTGATCTTGACGAGCCCCGTACCGCATGTACTTGGCCCATCTGTCTCTCTGACCAGCATCGCCGGACTCGGCCTCATCCATCGCACAACGCAGTATGTCCACGGGCATAGCACCTTTGACTAGGTCAGGAATCAATGTCTTcaactcctcctccgccgcctttgCCACCACAACGTCTactaaagaaaatatgccctagaggcaataataaagttgttatttatgtttccttatatcatgataaatgtttattattcatgctagaattgtattaaccgaaaacttagtacatgtgtgaatacatagacaaaacagagtgtccctagtatgcctccacttgactagctcgttaatcaaagatggttaagtttcctgaccatagacatgtgttgtcatttgatgaacgggatcacatcattaggagaatgatgtgatggaaaagacccattccattagcttagcacttgatcgtttagtttgttgctattgctttcttcataacttaatacatgtccctatgactatgagattatgcaactcccgaataccggaggaacactttgtgtgctaccaaacatcacaacgtaactgggtgattataaaggtgctctacaggtgtctccgatggtgtttgttgagttggcatagatcgagattaggatttgtcactccgtgtatcagagaggtatctctgggccctctcggtaatgatcatcactataagccttgcaagcaatgtgactaatgatttagttacgggatgatgcattacggaacgagtaaagagacttgccggtaacgagattgaactaggtatgaggataccgacgatcgaatctcgggcaagtaacataccgatgacaaagggaacaatgtatgttgttatgcggttcgaccgataaagatcttcgtagaatatgtaggagccaatatgggcatccaggttccgcttttggttattgaccagagaggtgtctcggtcatgtctacatagttctcgaacccgtagggtccgcacgcttaacgttcgttgacgatatagtattatatgagttatgtatgttggtgaccgaatattgttcggagtcccggatgagatctcggacatgacgaggaactccaaaatggtacggaggtaaagattgatatataggatagtagtgtttgatctccggaagggttccgaaattcaccagaaggggttctgGATGTCTCCCGAAAttttgggtatgagaacactttatttaggccaaaggggaaagcccacgaggcttttggaaagtgcaaaaggaagttttgtagagaccagaggctagatgccaggaaccctggcgtctagggggtagacgccaggaaccctagcgtctagtcctggagtccgagaaggactcttcctttcgggcaaaaccgactttgaggaggcttttactccaagtttcgaccccagggctcaacatataaatagaggggtagggctagcacccaagagagatcaagaaacaccaagccgtgtgctggcaaccccgtcccctctagtttatcctccgtcatagttttcgtagtgcttaggcgaagccctgcggagattgttcttcaccaacaccgtcaccacgctgtcgtgctgccagactcatctactacttcgcccctcttgctggatcaagaaggcgaggacgtcatcgagctgaacgtgtgctgaatgcggaggcgccgtacgttcggtacttgatcgggacggatcatgaaggtgtacgactacatcaaccgcgttgataaacgcttccgcttacggtctacgagggtacgtagacaacactctcccctctcgttgctatgtatcaccatgatcttgcgtgtgcgtaggaaatttttgaaattactacgttccccaacatctacctCCTTAGGCATGTCCTCGATGCTGGTGAAGTTAGAGCACACTTTCTTGGTGTTTTCAAACTTGGTGCGGTCAGTGAGCGAGCAACCAATGAAGAAAGCCCTCCATCCAATGCCTCGGGGGAAGGGGTTCATGGCGATGGAGTGGTGGTGAAACAAAGATGTTGAAGAGGAGTGACAGTGAGAGATAGAGAGGGTTAATTGAGTGCGGTGGTGGGTAAGTAGGTGGCCCTTGGGTGGGTAAATATAGGGGTGTTGCACGATTTGAATGAATGTTTGTCATCCTTTGAACTTCGTGTTGTTTATAACGTAGATCTAGACGAGGAACACTAAGGGCAAGGAGGTGGTACCGCCCGAAGACAAGGGCAAGGAAGTGGTACTGGTCTTAGACAAGAGCAAGGAGGTGGTGCCGCCCTTAGATGACGAGGTGGCAGTGGAGGAGCCGCCCAGCGGAAAGTGGAGGAACTATGGACATTACCATGAGGAGGTAGACCACCCCACTTCTGCAAGGTGATCCTTGCCCCAAAGCTGGAGTGCCTGTCGATGCCTCTATAGTTCACGAAGCACTTCCCCGCCGTCCCTCAGGAGTTCAAGCTCAAGACAAACACCGGCTGTGCATGGAGGGTGATGGTTTGACCGATGAACGGCAGGGTCACCCTTGAATAGGGTTGGGCTCCCTTTGCTGTTGTTCACGAGATCAGGATCGGCTACATAGTCACCTTCAAGCTGTTGACTACCGGCACCCTGAAGGTGATAGTCTTCGACGACGATGGAGTTGAGGTGGTGACCAAGTGCAAGAAGCATGACGACGCCTTCACTGTCAATGTCTAGAGCACTCACTGTTGCCTGATTGCTTCATACTAAGAGTTAAACTGGTTCTTGTTTGTTTTAAGACTATGTCATGCTTGTTTAAGATTCGTACTAAGCTAAACTGGTTCCCATGCTGTCTATTTTGGTTGTGTCATGTCTGCTAGTGTGTTGGTAACCTCACAACCTCACCTCCATGAGGAGGTTACCAGGCAACATATGTTGCATGTAACCAAACAGCTTAACTTGTGTTTacgctgaaagatcgtggatgtcgcctagagggggggggtgaataggcattttaaaataattacggtttaggcttgaacaaatatggaataaacctagcggttaatttgtcaagcacaaaacctacaacaactaggctcacctatgtgcaccaacaacttatgctaagcaagatagactactaggtgatagcaa
This window contains:
- the LOC123129645 gene encoding WD repeat domain-containing protein 83 is translated as MDEAESGDAGQRDRWAKYMRYGARQDQLAATVAPTVIVLESDEDEEVVEVVIERRLKRQLGGLSLSLQKKGGLDLPALTLQSPTPEPSARGRTKEMSSAAQQLPRTESRTLSGHEGAVLAVRFNHDGKYCLSCGKDRTVRLWNPHTGAHVKTYKSHGREVRDVNASSDNAKLVSCGGDKQIFYWDVASGKVIRKFRGHNSEVNSVKFNEHNTVVLSAGYDLSVRAFDCRSQSSDPIQTIDTFQDSVMSVNVTNTEIIAGSVDGTVRTFDIRMGRETVDNLGHPVNCISLSNDRNCLLANCLDSTVRLLDKNSGEMLQEYKGHICKSFKMDCCLTNDDAFVIGGSEDGFVFFWELVDAPIVATFRAHSSVVTSVTYHPTKTCMLTSSVDGTIRVWT